One window from the genome of Sphaerotilus microaerophilus encodes:
- the lplT gene encoding lysophospholipid transporter LplT — protein MPPGFHVLIAAQFASALADNALLIVTIALLQQQGQPPWLAPLLKFGFMLSYVVFAPFVGPLADAVPKARLMAVMNGVKVIGVLGLLLGWHPVLAFTVVGFGAAAYAPAKYGLLTEIVPPRQLVAANGWVEVSVVCAALLGTVLGGLLVSPWLLGLAAGADGWLPGWAIAAGSTGPAGRLTLSLAALLALYALAGGLNIGVPASGARYPASSIHPLQVLRDFRRANRLLWRDAEGGLSLAVTTIFWGVGATLQFAVLRWAADVLHLPLDQAAYLQAAVAVGVIAGAAAAAHRVPLERAWRMLPAGVLLGLMIPVVASADRLAWALPWLVAVGVVGGLLVVPLNALLQHRGCTLLSAGRSIAVQGYNENASVLGMLAVYAALLWLEVPIVPLMWGFGLMIAAAMAGLMARERRRRLASTMA, from the coding sequence ATGCCGCCTGGTTTCCACGTCCTGATCGCCGCGCAGTTCGCTTCCGCGCTGGCCGACAACGCCCTGCTGATCGTCACCATCGCGCTGCTGCAGCAGCAGGGCCAGCCGCCCTGGCTGGCGCCGCTGCTGAAGTTCGGCTTCATGCTGTCCTATGTGGTGTTCGCGCCCTTCGTCGGGCCGCTGGCCGATGCCGTTCCCAAGGCGCGGCTGATGGCGGTGATGAACGGCGTCAAGGTGATCGGCGTGCTCGGGCTGTTGCTGGGCTGGCACCCGGTGCTGGCCTTCACGGTGGTGGGCTTTGGCGCGGCGGCCTACGCGCCAGCCAAGTACGGCCTGCTCACCGAGATCGTGCCGCCGCGCCAGCTGGTGGCGGCCAACGGCTGGGTGGAGGTGTCGGTGGTCTGCGCCGCGCTGCTGGGCACCGTGCTCGGCGGGCTGCTGGTGAGCCCCTGGCTGCTCGGCCTGGCGGCTGGCGCCGATGGGTGGCTGCCGGGCTGGGCCATTGCAGCGGGATCAACCGGGCCGGCCGGGCGCCTGACGCTATCGCTGGCGGCGCTGCTGGCGCTCTATGCGCTGGCGGGCGGGCTCAACATCGGCGTGCCCGCCAGCGGGGCGCGCTACCCGGCTTCCAGCATCCACCCGCTGCAGGTGCTGCGCGACTTCCGCCGCGCCAACCGCCTGCTGTGGCGCGATGCCGAGGGCGGGCTGTCGCTGGCCGTGACGACGATCTTCTGGGGTGTGGGCGCCACGCTGCAGTTCGCGGTGCTGCGCTGGGCCGCCGACGTGCTGCACCTGCCGCTGGACCAGGCCGCCTACCTGCAGGCGGCGGTGGCGGTGGGCGTGATCGCCGGGGCCGCGGCGGCGGCGCACCGGGTGCCGCTGGAGCGGGCCTGGCGCATGCTGCCGGCCGGCGTGCTGCTGGGGCTGATGATTCCCGTGGTGGCCAGCGCGGACCGGCTCGCCTGGGCGCTGCCCTGGCTGGTGGCGGTGGGCGTGGTGGGAGGCCTGCTGGTGGTGCCGCTGAACGCGCTGCTGCAGCACCGCGGCTGCACGCTGCTCAGCGCCGGCCGCTCGATCGCCGTGCAGGGCTACAACGAGAACGCCAGCGTGCTGGGCATGCTGGCGGTGTACGCCGCGCTGCTGTGGCTGGAGGTGCCGATCGTGCCGCTGATGTGGGGCTTCGGGCTGATGATCGCCGCCGCCATGGCGGGGCTGATGGCGCGGGAGCGGCGCCGTCGGCTCGCCAGCACCATGGCCTGA
- a CDS encoding GNAT family N-acetyltransferase: protein MKPPRPPGKIQALGAATVQALHPQRALEAVRKLKAAHERRTDARANVQLRRATVADLPALAVLHRATGLDGRSPPDGYNDDASAGTPAPTLERAWAAMEAAGAQVWLAECEGELLGALTLYLLPLLLEGGSRSGWVDDLVVHPGAHHLAIPRRLITLATGLAREAGASKLALAPRRKAGRGTLAATQRRSFLEHLVHSRHGRRLDLPPAPDASG, encoded by the coding sequence ATGAAGCCACCCCGTCCCCCCGGCAAGATCCAGGCGCTGGGCGCTGCCACGGTGCAGGCCCTGCACCCGCAGCGCGCGCTGGAGGCGGTGCGCAAGCTCAAGGCCGCCCACGAGCGCCGCACCGATGCCCGTGCCAACGTGCAACTGCGCCGCGCCACCGTGGCAGACCTGCCCGCCCTGGCCGTCCTGCACCGCGCCACCGGGCTGGACGGCCGGTCGCCGCCCGATGGCTACAACGACGATGCCAGCGCCGGCACCCCAGCCCCCACGCTGGAGCGGGCCTGGGCGGCCATGGAAGCGGCCGGTGCCCAGGTCTGGCTGGCCGAGTGCGAGGGCGAGCTGCTGGGCGCGCTCACCCTGTACCTTCTGCCGCTGCTGCTCGAAGGCGGCAGCCGCAGCGGCTGGGTGGACGACCTGGTGGTGCACCCCGGCGCCCACCACCTCGCCATCCCGCGGCGCCTGATCACGCTGGCCACCGGCCTGGCTCGCGAGGCCGGTGCGAGCAAGCTCGCCCTGGCCCCCCGGCGCAAGGCCGGCCGGGGCACGCTGGCCGCGACACAGCGGCGCAGCTTCCTGGAGCACCTGGTCCACAGCCGCCACGGCCGTCGGCTCGACCTGCCACCCGCGCCGGACGCGTCGGGCTGA